In Ectothiorhodospira sp. BSL-9, a single window of DNA contains:
- the gcvH gene encoding glycine cleavage system protein GcvH, whose product MSEVKGCDLPEDLLYSIENNVWVRQESDGTATIGLTSYAGSLAGQVVSYTPKKVGKAVKKDKSCATVESGKWVGPAKSPISGEVAAINDAVSANPGLINEDPYGEGWLVKITPDNWDGDSAALKTGNDAIEAIKAKMEADGFKGC is encoded by the coding sequence ATGAGCGAAGTCAAAGGTTGTGACCTACCGGAGGACCTGCTCTACAGCATCGAGAACAACGTCTGGGTCCGCCAGGAGTCCGATGGCACCGCCACCATCGGCCTGACCTCGTATGCCGGTTCCCTGGCCGGGCAGGTGGTGTCCTACACCCCCAAGAAGGTGGGCAAGGCCGTGAAGAAGGACAAGTCCTGCGCCACGGTGGAGTCCGGCAAGTGGGTGGGGCCTGCCAAGTCCCCCATCAGCGGCGAGGTGGCCGCCATCAATGATGCGGTGTCTGCCAACCCCGGCCTGATCAATGAGGACCCGTATGGCGAGGGCTGGCTGGTGAAGATCACGCCCGATAACTGGGACGGCGACTCCGCCGCACTCAAGACCGGCAACGATGCCATCGAAGCCATCAAGGCCAAGATGGAGGCAGACGGCTTCAAGGGCTGCTGA